A genomic region of Mitsuaria sp. 7 contains the following coding sequences:
- the sctN gene encoding type III secretion system ATPase SctN: MNAPDRLAPMNLDELGRWMELELAGAETLNRTGKVVEVIGTLVRASGLSAKLGEMCHLLDANGGLLQVAEVIGFSNGQTILSPFGSILGVAAGQTQVVGLGEIQSIAVGDELLGRVVDSLGQPVDGGPPIVCEERRPVFAMPPSPMDREMIEHPLPTGVKIIDGMITLGEGQRMGIFAPAGVGKSTLMGMLARGTECDISVIALIGERGREVREFIEIIMGKEGMARSVVVCATSDRSSIERAKAAHVATAIAEYFRDRGLRVLLMMDSLTRFARAQREIGLAAGESPARRGYPPSVFAEIPRLLERTGMGAKGSITALYTVLAEDDSGSDPIAEEVRGILDGHLILSRKIAARNQYPAIDVLGSLSRVMSQIVPKDHQAANGGLRKLMAKYDEMELLIQMGEYKPGNDAFADEAVRKHAAIREFLNQATSDLRPIAQTVAELQALVNG; encoded by the coding sequence ATGAACGCCCCTGATCGCCTCGCACCGATGAACCTGGACGAGCTCGGCCGCTGGATGGAGCTCGAGCTCGCCGGCGCCGAGACGCTGAACCGCACCGGCAAGGTCGTCGAGGTGATCGGCACGCTGGTGCGCGCGAGCGGGCTGTCGGCCAAGCTCGGCGAGATGTGCCACCTGCTCGACGCCAACGGCGGACTGCTGCAGGTGGCGGAGGTGATCGGCTTCTCCAACGGCCAGACCATCCTGTCGCCGTTCGGCTCCATCCTGGGCGTGGCGGCGGGGCAGACGCAGGTCGTCGGGCTCGGCGAGATCCAGAGCATCGCCGTCGGCGACGAACTGCTGGGGCGCGTGGTCGACAGCCTCGGGCAGCCGGTGGACGGCGGACCGCCCATCGTCTGCGAGGAGCGGCGACCGGTCTTCGCGATGCCGCCCAGTCCGATGGACCGGGAGATGATCGAGCATCCGCTGCCGACCGGCGTGAAGATCATCGACGGGATGATCACGCTGGGCGAAGGCCAGCGGATGGGCATCTTCGCGCCCGCGGGCGTCGGCAAGAGCACCTTGATGGGCATGCTCGCCCGCGGCACCGAGTGCGACATCAGCGTGATCGCGCTGATCGGCGAACGCGGTCGCGAGGTGCGCGAGTTCATCGAGATCATCATGGGCAAGGAAGGCATGGCGCGCTCGGTGGTCGTGTGCGCGACCTCGGACCGCTCCTCGATCGAGCGCGCCAAGGCGGCGCACGTCGCCACGGCCATCGCCGAGTACTTCCGCGACCGCGGGCTGCGGGTGCTGCTGATGATGGACTCGCTGACCCGCTTCGCCCGCGCGCAGCGCGAGATCGGCTTGGCGGCGGGCGAGTCGCCCGCACGGCGCGGTTATCCGCCGTCGGTGTTCGCGGAGATCCCGCGCCTGCTGGAGCGCACGGGCATGGGCGCGAAGGGCTCGATCACCGCGCTGTACACGGTGCTGGCCGAGGACGACAGCGGCAGCGACCCGATCGCGGAAGAGGTGCGAGGCATCCTGGACGGCCACTTGATCCTGTCGCGCAAGATCGCCGCGCGCAACCAGTACCCGGCCATCGACGTGCTGGGCAGCCTGAGCCGGGTGATGTCGCAGATCGTGCCCAAGGACCACCAGGCCGCCAACGGCGGGCTGCGCAAGCTGATGGCCAAGTACGACGAGATGGAGCTGCTGATCCAGATGGGCGAATACAAGCCCGGCAACGACGCGTTCGCCGACGAGGCGGTGCGCAAGCACGCGGCGATCCGCGAGTTCCTGAATCAGGCGACCTCGGACCTGCGGCCGATCGCGCAGACGGTGGCCGAGCTTCAGGCGCTGGTGAACGGCTGA
- the sctT gene encoding type III secretion system export apparatus subunit SctT, producing MNEMFNTFAGVIGFGTTLQDGVMLLAVCLLRVYAVFLVLPATTDQVLQGPIRNGVCICLALFIAWGQPAGLVHGMDMVQLVATIAKEALIGVVLGFAASTVFWVAEGVGVLIDNQAGYNNVQQTNPLSGEQSTPIGNLLSQLAISGFYLLGGMLMLTGILFDSFHWWPIGSLSPAWGTILEDFVRVQTGHYLELMIKIAAPALLVLMLIDLGFGILSKTAEKLEPNNLAQPVKGAVAIALLSLLVAVFFEQVRPALSMQNLSAEMAKWARAAEVAKAGPQAASAPVAKPPVAAGSSDSAMPAGSAASTPPAASEPDRTLALPP from the coding sequence ATGAACGAGATGTTCAACACCTTCGCCGGCGTGATCGGTTTCGGCACGACGCTGCAGGACGGCGTGATGCTGCTGGCGGTGTGCCTGCTGCGCGTCTACGCCGTGTTCCTGGTGCTGCCGGCGACGACGGACCAGGTGCTGCAGGGACCGATCCGCAACGGCGTGTGCATCTGCCTGGCGCTGTTCATCGCCTGGGGTCAGCCGGCGGGACTGGTGCACGGCATGGACATGGTCCAGCTGGTCGCCACGATCGCGAAGGAGGCGCTGATCGGCGTGGTGCTGGGCTTCGCCGCGTCGACGGTGTTCTGGGTCGCGGAGGGGGTCGGCGTGCTGATCGACAACCAGGCCGGCTACAACAACGTCCAGCAGACCAACCCGCTCAGCGGCGAGCAGAGCACGCCGATCGGCAACCTGCTGTCGCAGCTGGCGATCAGCGGCTTCTACCTGCTGGGCGGGATGCTGATGCTCACGGGCATCCTGTTCGACTCCTTCCACTGGTGGCCGATCGGGAGCCTGTCGCCGGCGTGGGGAACGATCCTGGAGGACTTCGTCCGCGTGCAGACGGGGCACTACCTGGAGCTGATGATCAAGATCGCCGCGCCGGCGCTGCTGGTGCTGATGCTGATCGACCTGGGCTTCGGCATCCTGTCGAAGACGGCGGAGAAGCTTGAGCCTAACAACCTCGCGCAGCCGGTGAAGGGCGCGGTCGCGATCGCGCTGCTGTCGCTGCTGGTGGCGGTGTTCTTCGAGCAGGTGCGGCCGGCGCTATCGATGCAGAACCTGTCGGCGGAGATGGCCAAGTGGGCGAGGGCGGCGGAGGTGGCGAAGGCGGGGCCGCAGGCGGCCTCGGCGCCGGTCGCGAAGCCGCCGGTCGC